GGTGGCTGAGCGATGCCCGAGCCGATGCCGCTGGAAGCCCCTTGCAGATTGATGAGCCACTGGGAAGCCAGCACTCCCAGGCATGTGCCGACCACCGCGGCAGCCAAGGCGATAAAGCCGGTACCGGCCACGATGATCGAGACGATCTGCCGCGGCGTCAGCCCGATGGCCTTGAGCGCCAGGAGGTCACGGCGACGGTCCCGCACCCCGGCGGCGATGGTCGTCGACAGCTCCGCGAGGCCGATCAGCGCCAGCACCGCGACCAGGCCGGCGATCACCGGCTGCACGGAAGTGAGCTCGCCGACCGGGTTCGCGCTCTCGCGGATGTCCAACCGTCCGCCCGCGTCCTCCCCGATCCGGTCCCTGACGGCCGAGGGGTCGGCGCCCGGCTCGAGGACGAGGGCGTAGAAGTCCGGCCGGAGTGCGGGAGCATCTTCCTGCAACGTGTTCAGGGAGGTGGAGATGACCCGTCCACTGTCCTCGGGCTCGATGCCGCGACCGACGATGTGCAGGACCTGAGGGCTGCCCCCGACAGTCATACGGACCCAGTCCCCGACCTTCGCACCGAGGAGGTCGAGCAGCCCCTGCCCGGCGATGGCCTCGTCCGGGCCGTCGGGCGCCCGGCCCTCGGCCACGGCGAACGGGTAGGGAGCACCCGTGGTGCCCAGGCCCCGAAGTGTGATCGTGCCGGTCTGCCCCGGTACCAGCGCCGCGACGTCGGCGCCCGGATAGACGCCTGCCACCGCAGGATCCGCGGTGAGCAGACGCCGTAGCGATGTGTCGTCGATACCGTCGCCGCGGGCCGTCAGCGCGGCGACGATCCCGACGTCCTGGGGGTCGTTCTCGAACCGGTCGAGCGTCGTCCAGGTGCCGAGCGCGATCGTGATGAGCAAGAGGGGGACGGCCAGACGCCCCACCGCCGCACATGCGCGAAGGGGGAACTGGAAGGCGCCGCGCCAGCCGAGCACAAGGGCGGGCGGCAGGTGAAGGCCGAGCGCGCGCCGTACGGTCCCGGACATCCGCCGACTGGAGGGGACCGCGGCCCGGGCCACCGGAACCGGCGGTACGCGGCCCGCCCGCCAGGCCGCCGACGCGATCGTCGCGGTGATCAGGACGATGGCCCCGGCGACGACACCGGTGGGCACCCAGACATGCCCGGGGAGCGCCTGCCACAGCTGCACGGCCTCCCCGGCACGGCCGGGCAGACGATCTCCGAGGAATTCGGTCAGCAGCGCACCGGCGACGATGCCCAGCACGGCCAGAGCCAGGTACTCGACCAGAAACATCCGGATCACCTGCGCCGGAGTGAAACCGACCGCCTTCAGCACGGAGATGTCCCGGAGCGAGCTGAGGATTCTGGTGCCGACCGCGCCCGCCCCGGCAAGCGCTGCCGCCAGCAGTGCGCCCACGCCGAAAACGCCCAGCAGCAGTCCGAGGAGCCGGTCGCCCCCCTGCGCCTTGGCCCGCGCGTCCTGCCAGGTGGAGATGCCGGAGATCTGGTCGGAGCCGAGCTCCGTGACGGCGCGCTGGATCACGTAGTCGGTGTCCTGGGGATCCGTGAGCCGTAGCCCGATGACCTGCTCGTGCGGAGCGTTCGGTGCCATCAGGCGAAACGTGGTCGAGGACACCCACACCACTCCGGGCACCTCGCCCGGCTCGTACTGCGGCTCGGCGATGTCGGCGACACCGGCGATACGCAGTGAGTGTGCGGCTTCGTCCTTGACGCGCACGCTCACCTCGTCCCCGGGCTCGACCCAGAGGGTGCGAGCCAACGAACTCTCCAGCACGGCCTCGTCCACAGCGCCGGGAGGCAGCCAGTGGCCGGCCGTGACCAGCGGCCGGGCCACCCCCGGTGGCTCGGCGCCGACGGCTCGCACCTGTACCGCTGCCGTGCTCCCGGCCACACCGGCGGTCGCGGGTGCGGTGAGGAACGGCCCCGACACGGCCTGCACCCCGTCGAGCCGGCCGAGGACCCCGGCGTCGGCGCCGGCCTTGGTCTGAATCCATACGTGAGCGCCGGAGGACTGGGTGAAGATCCGCTGCCACGGGTTGGCCGCGTAACTGAGAAGGGCCCCGGCGAGCAGCAGGGAGACGATGATCCCGGCGGTCGCCAGCAGCAGGAAGAAGGCCTCTCCGCGGTGCCCGCGGAGATCGGCCCGTACCCAGCGCACCATGGCGCGCATCGATCAGCCCCCGATGTCCAGCGTGCCGGAGACTCCACCGGGCCGCGGTCCCTCACGGCTCAGCGTGGCGTCGTCGGTGATCCGGCCGTCGAAGAGGCTGATGACCCGGTCGGCGGCGCTCGCCATCCGGGCGTCGTGGGAGACGAGCACGATGGTCTGACCCCGCCCGTGGAAGCGGGAGAGGAGCCGTAGCACCTCCCGGGTGCCCTTGCTGTCGAGGCTGCCGCCCGGTTCGTCGGCGAGCAGCAGAGCCGGATGGTTGACCAGGGCGCGAGCGAGGGCGACGCGTTGTTGTTCACCACCGGACAGCTCACCAGGAGTGCTGTTCTCCTTGCCTTCGAGGCCGAGGTCGGACAGCAGCTCCGCGCGTGCCTTCCGAGCCTGCGAAGGCCTGTACCCGGCCAGCAGCGCCGGCAGCTCGACGTTGTCGGCCACGGTCAATTGGGAAACGAGATTGAAGAACTGGAAGACGATCCCGATGCTACGGCGGCGCAGCAGGGCCCAGCGGGCCTCGCTGTAGGTGTCGGTCCGCCGCCCCTCGATCCAGATCCGGCCCTCGTCGGGACGGTCGAGACCGCCGAGGAGATGGAGCAGCGTGGATTTACCGGCACCGGAAGGGCCGGTGATGGCCACGAACTCACCGCGCCCGACACTCAGGTCCACTCCGCGCACGGCCTTGACGGCGGTCCCCACACCCTGGTGGGTCTTGACCAGGTTCTCGGCGCGCAGGAGCGGCTCGGTTTCAGTGGCTTGCTTCCTGTCGGCGGCAGAGTCGGTCCCGCCGGACCCGGAAGGCGACTGGCGCTTCATTCCAGCTCCTCCTGACAACGCTCCAACCAGTCGAGGTCCGCCTGAAGGTGCAGCACGGCGCCGTCGATCAGCAGCTGCGCCACCCGGTTCTCCTGGTCCTCGGCCGCAGCCAGCTTCGACAGATCACGCATGGCGTTCAGGAAGTGGCGGCGCTGCTTGTTGATCAACGCGATCTGATCGACCACGCCTGATTCCGGGGCCAAGGCAATCTTCATGAAGAAATCACCCCGCACCCGGGGTTCGTCGGTGGGCTCCTCGAACCACGCGACCACCGCCTCACGCCCTGCCGGAGTCAGCTGGTAGGTCCGTTTGTTCGGACGGGTCTCCTGAGCGACGTCCTCACCCTCGATGAGACCTGACTTCTCCAGCCTGCCCAAGGTCACATAGATCTGCCCGATATTCGGCTGTGGATATGCCGCGCCGAGCAGGTCCTCCAGCGCCCGCTTGAGCTGGTAGCCGTGGGCCGGTCCATTGGCCAGGAGGGCCAGCAGAGCCAGACGCAATCTCGCCCGCCTCCCTTCCCCGACGTAAGGTCTTATTGGGCAGCCCGCCCCACTGGGGCACTGAATGATTCCGTACTCCTGTGCGTCGTCCAGTATCCCCTAAATACATAACCGTTAGACAGATCGAGTAAGGTGCAATTGCTGATCATTGCATCAGGAGGAGTCATGCGGTGGACCCGTGCCGCGGGCAGGGGGCTACTGGTGGCTGCCCTGATCGGCGCCGGTTACGCCGGCTACACGGCCACCGGGGCGGAATCTCGGCAGAACGACGGCAGAGGCCCGATGACGCTGGTCACCGGCGGGGACCTGACCGCATACCTGGACGGGGTCCTGAAGGGTTGGAACCGGGCCCACCCCCAGGAGAAAGTCACCCTCGTCGAACTGCCCGAGGCCGCCGACGAGGTCCGGGCGCAGATGTCCACCAGCCTCCGCTCCGGCAGCGACCGCTACGACGTCCTCAACATCGACGTGGCATGGAACTCGGAATTCGCCGCCGAGGGCTGGATCTCTCCCCTCAATGCCGACCGCTTCCCCATCAAGACCTTCCTCCCTCCCGTCGTGGACACCGCGACCTTCGACGGGCATCTGTACGCATTGCCGTACGTGACCAACGCCGGTCTGTTCTATTACCGCAAGGACATCCTGGATAAAGAGGGGGAGAAGCCACCGCATACCTGGGCCGAGCTGGAACGCCTCGCCAAGACACTGGCACCGAAATACGGGCTGGACGGATATGCAGGGCAATTCCTGCCCTACGAAGGCCTGACCGTGAACGCCGCCGAAGCAGTGCAGTCCCAAGGCGGTTCCATCCTGGTCGACGAAGGAAAGCGGGTGACGGTGGACTCGCCAGCTGCTCGCCGGGCCCTGGAGTTCCTTGCCGACGGAGTGCGAGAGGGCTGGATCCCCAAGGAGGCACTCACATATAAGGAAGAGGAATCCCGCAAAGCCTTCCAGGAAGGCCGACTGCTCTTCCTTCGCAACTGGCCCTACGTACACGCACTGGCCAATGGCGCGGATTCCGAGGTCGCCGGCAAGTTCGGCGTGGTGCCACTGCTCGGTACGCGGGACCACGCAGCGGGGATCCTGGGCGGCTCCAATCTCGCGATCAACGCGAACTCCCGTCACCGTGCCTCGGCGAATGACCTCCTGGCGTACCTGACCAGCGACCGGGTCCAACGGCAGGTCCTGGCCGACGGCGGCCTGCCTCCCGTGCGGGCCGACCTCTACAGTGACCCGGCGCTCATTCGGCAGTACCCCTATCTGCCCACCCTGCGCAAGGCCGTGCTTGCCGCGAAGCCGCGGCCCAAGTCCCCGCGCTACGACCAGGTGAATCTCGTGATTCAGGCCGTTGTCCACGACGTCATGGCCCAGCGGGAGACACCGGAGAGCGCCATCGCCCGGCTGAATCGGGAACTCGAGGCCATTGCCCGCCCTTGATCGGGCGAGGGGAGAGCGGCGGCACTTGAGGCACCCGGACCGCGGCGCCGAACCGGGCACCCGTCACGGCCGCGCGTGTTCCCCCGGCGCGCACTGACGCACCAACTGCGTATCCTCGACCGGCCTCTCGGCCGGAGTCGTATGGCCATGGGCGGCGGGCGCGCAGCGCCCTTGGAGGCGGGAGAGCTCGCCCGCGCAGCGTTGCAGGGCCACCTCCAGCACTTCCGGCATGTTGAGGGTGCCGGTGCCGTCCGGTGGGACGAGCCAGCGCAGGGCGCCCCAGCGGCAGTGCGGGGCGGGAGCGGCGATCCAGGTCCCGGCGCCCAGCAGCCGCACCCCCGTGCCGATCCACACGGTCTGCGGCTCCGGGGGCAGCAGGAAGCCCACATGGCGGCGCCTGGCGTCCAGCAGGCAGGGGCCGGGTTCGAGCAGCGGCAGCTCCTCCAGCAGGTCGGCGACCCGCAGCCCCAGCTGCTCCGGCACGATCAGCACGTCCCAGAACCGTCCGGCCTCCAGCAGCGCGACCCCGGTGCTGCCGTTCTGCCACTCCTGCTTGCAGGCGCCCGGGTCCTCCGACGCCGCGGCCAGCCATTCCATCGAATTCGTCCACTGCGTGAGTGCCATGAGAAGCCTCCCTGTGGTGCGCTGACGCCCGGTTGATGCCCTAGTGCACCGGGTGGCGGGTGTCGCGGCCATACGGCGGGAGCTCAATTCCCCGTATGGGGCGAGCGCCCGCGCGCCAAACAGGCAGGTAGCAGGGCGTGCGCCCCCATGCCGTCGGAGTACGCCGGAGCCGGTCGAGCGCGCCGGGACCGCCCGGCGCCGCCCGCCCCCGCCGGCTCACCCGCCCGTACGCTGTACGTGCTCGCGTCCCATGCGGCGACCCCGCGGGGCACGTGCCGGGGGCCGGGCGGTCTGTGCGTTGCCTGTGGATATTTGTCACCGTTTTAGGGTGTTTGGTGTGGCGCGCTGGTTCCAGTCGTTTCCTAGACCGCCGAGGTTGTGGCCCGCCGCGTCCGGCGGCGTACCCGAGCGGGACCTGGCCGTGCCCACCCGGCTCGCCGCGCTGCGCACCACCCTGGCCAGGATCGGCACCACGCTGGACGAGGGCAGGACCTGCGCGGAGCTGACCCGCGAGGCGGTCCGGCAGGTCGGCGGCACGGCTGCCGTGCTGTGGGTCGGCGGCGAGGCCATGGCCCGGTACGAGGCCGTCAAAGGCGACCCTTCGCTGCTGCCCGGTGTCCCGTGGGCCCTGGCCGCGGCGCGGGAGGCGAGCGCCCTGGAGGGGGCCGCGTCCGCGGTCCCGTACGCCTCCGCCGGCCGGGCCCGACCCGCGCTCTGCGTTCCCCTGGCCACCGACGGACACCCTTACGGCGGGCTGGTCTGCGCCCGCGAGCGGGCACCCTTCACCTCTGCCGAGGCCGAGCTCCTCGGCCTGCTCGCCGAACGCGCCGCCTCCCACATCCGGCACGCCCGCGAGCACGAGCGGGTCAGCGGCGTCGTCGGCAACCTCCAGCGCGCCCTGCTCGCCGAGCCCGGCCGTCCGCACCCGAACCTGGACGTCGCCACCCGCTACCTGCCCATCGGGCAGAGCGCCCTGGTCGGCGGTGACTGGTGCGAGACCGTCCGGCTGCACTTCGGGCGGACGCTGCTCGTCGTCGGCGACGTCATGGGGCACGGCCTGGAGGCTGCCGTGGACATGACGGCCTACCGCTCCTCGCTGCGCTACATCGCCTCCGCCGACCTGCCCCCGCACCGCGTGCTGCGCCAGCTCGACGACACCGCCAGCGCCGAGGCCGACCGCCGGCCGGCCACCTGTCTGATCGCCCGCGTCGACCCCAACCGGGGCCAGGTCACCCTGGCCAGCGCCGGGCACCTGCCCCCGGCGGTGATCGACGCGCAGGGCCGTACGTCACTGCTGCCGGTGCCGGTCGGGCCGCCGCTGGGCACCGGCCTCGGCGGCTACGAGCCGGCCACCTACCGGCTGGACCCGACCCAGACGCTGGTGCTCTTCACCGACGGCCTCGTCGAGCACCGGGGAGAGGACATCGACGACTCCCTGGACCGGCTGGCCGGCGTCGCCTTCGCGGCCACCGCGGGCGTCGAGGACGTCATCGACACGGTGCTCGCCCGGCTCGACGCCCGGCACGCCGAGGACGACGTCGCCGTACTCGCCGCCCAGCTGCACGACCGCGTCCCGGGCGCCGACGGTCCGGGCACCTGAGCACCGTCGCTCACCAGTCGTCGACGTCGTACTGAGTGCCCGAGACATACGGGTCGTGTCTGCGTACCGGCGGCTTGGACGGCGGTGCGGTGGGTGGCAGGCTCGCCTCCAGCAGGGCGTCGCACCACGGGCAGTCGACGGTGTCCTCGCTGCCCTCCAGCTCCATGGGGGCGGCTCCTGTCCTGTTCGAGGGCGGGCGGTGCTCTTCGGGCACGGATGACTCCATACGGGTCATGTCCTCACTCGACTGGGTGGTGGCGGAGGCGTCCGGCGTACCACCGGCGTACGCCTCGGCGTTGCTCCGGCATGGACAGCACTGATCCGACGCGGCGCGTCCTCGGCGGCGACGGCGCACCCAAGTCGTACGTCGTGCCGGTCACCGGCGTCCGGGGCCAGCCGTCGATCTACGCGGCGCTGGTCGCGGAGTGGCGCGCCAAGGGGCGCACCGTTCCCGGGCGCCGTGACATGTCGTGGGACCTTCTCGTGGCCGCGGCCGGCCATGGACAGACCGGTACCTCGTGGGCCGTCGGCCCGTGCAGCGGGCTGACCCCGGCCATCGGGGCCGGCCCGGCGTCCTACGGGCCCGCGCGGGCGGAGGGGCGCCACCCCGCGACGGCGGAGCGCGACGCCCCCGAGCCGCAGCGCGGCTCCGGCGAGGACGGGCGGGGCCCTCGTGCGGACGGGCAGCCGAGCCCGCCGCCCGAGCGGGTCCCCGCGATCGTCGTTCCCCGGGGCCTTCCCGGGCCGTTGTTCGTGTGGGAGAGCGGCGGCGGTGGCGGCCGCGTGGGCGTGGCCGATCCGCTCATGGGCGGCTGATGCCCACCGGGACGGCGAGCGCGCCGCCGGCCTCGCGCAGCGCCAGTCGTACGGCGTCCGGGTCGTGCAGGGCGCCGGTCCCGTCGGGCGGCAGCACCCACTCCATCCGCCAGCCGCCGCGATGGTAGGGCGGCGGCACGGCGACCCACGAGCCCCGGCCGGCATGGCGGACTCCGAACCCGGCCCACCCGGTGGCGCCGGCGGGCGGGATGAAGAAGCCGATTCTGCGCGCCCCGCAGTTCATCAGGACCGGGCCGGACGACCTCGGCCGCATGCGTCTGAGCAGATCCAGGGCGCCCAGGCCGAGGCGTTCGGGGACGCTCAGCACGTCCCAGAGGCGGCCGGCCTCCAACAGCACCGCGTCCGCGCCCTGATCCCACTGCCGTAGACACGACCGAGGATCCGCCGCGGCCGCCGCGAGCCACTCCACAGCCTGCTTCCCCATGGCGCGCTGCATGTCGCACTCCC
The DNA window shown above is from Streptomyces chartreusis and carries:
- a CDS encoding ABC transporter permease; translation: MRAMVRWVRADLRGHRGEAFFLLLATAGIIVSLLLAGALLSYAANPWQRIFTQSSGAHVWIQTKAGADAGVLGRLDGVQAVSGPFLTAPATAGVAGSTAAVQVRAVGAEPPGVARPLVTAGHWLPPGAVDEAVLESSLARTLWVEPGDEVSVRVKDEAAHSLRIAGVADIAEPQYEPGEVPGVVWVSSTTFRLMAPNAPHEQVIGLRLTDPQDTDYVIQRAVTELGSDQISGISTWQDARAKAQGGDRLLGLLLGVFGVGALLAAALAGAGAVGTRILSSLRDISVLKAVGFTPAQVIRMFLVEYLALAVLGIVAGALLTEFLGDRLPGRAGEAVQLWQALPGHVWVPTGVVAGAIVLITATIASAAWRAGRVPPVPVARAAVPSSRRMSGTVRRALGLHLPPALVLGWRGAFQFPLRACAAVGRLAVPLLLITIALGTWTTLDRFENDPQDVGIVAALTARGDGIDDTSLRRLLTADPAVAGVYPGADVAALVPGQTGTITLRGLGTTGAPYPFAVAEGRAPDGPDEAIAGQGLLDLLGAKVGDWVRMTVGGSPQVLHIVGRGIEPEDSGRVISTSLNTLQEDAPALRPDFYALVLEPGADPSAVRDRIGEDAGGRLDIRESANPVGELTSVQPVIAGLVAVLALIGLAELSTTIAAGVRDRRRDLLALKAIGLTPRQIVSIIVAGTGFIALAAAVVGTCLGVLASQWLINLQGASSGIGSGIAQPPPVITLVVLAAAAVIGAVAVSVLPAVRAVRHRLADTLSDTM
- a CDS encoding ABC transporter substrate-binding protein; its protein translation is MRWTRAAGRGLLVAALIGAGYAGYTATGAESRQNDGRGPMTLVTGGDLTAYLDGVLKGWNRAHPQEKVTLVELPEAADEVRAQMSTSLRSGSDRYDVLNIDVAWNSEFAAEGWISPLNADRFPIKTFLPPVVDTATFDGHLYALPYVTNAGLFYYRKDILDKEGEKPPHTWAELERLAKTLAPKYGLDGYAGQFLPYEGLTVNAAEAVQSQGGSILVDEGKRVTVDSPAARRALEFLADGVREGWIPKEALTYKEEESRKAFQEGRLLFLRNWPYVHALANGADSEVAGKFGVVPLLGTRDHAAGILGGSNLAINANSRHRASANDLLAYLTSDRVQRQVLADGGLPPVRADLYSDPALIRQYPYLPTLRKAVLAAKPRPKSPRYDQVNLVIQAVVHDVMAQRETPESAIARLNRELEAIARP
- a CDS encoding PadR family transcriptional regulator; amino-acid sequence: MRLALLALLANGPAHGYQLKRALEDLLGAAYPQPNIGQIYVTLGRLEKSGLIEGEDVAQETRPNKRTYQLTPAGREAVVAWFEEPTDEPRVRGDFFMKIALAPESGVVDQIALINKQRRHFLNAMRDLSKLAAAEDQENRVAQLLIDGAVLHLQADLDWLERCQEELE
- a CDS encoding ABC transporter ATP-binding protein, whose translation is MKRQSPSGSGGTDSAADRKQATETEPLLRAENLVKTHQGVGTAVKAVRGVDLSVGRGEFVAITGPSGAGKSTLLHLLGGLDRPDEGRIWIEGRRTDTYSEARWALLRRRSIGIVFQFFNLVSQLTVADNVELPALLAGYRPSQARKARAELLSDLGLEGKENSTPGELSGGEQQRVALARALVNHPALLLADEPGGSLDSKGTREVLRLLSRFHGRGQTIVLVSHDARMASAADRVISLFDGRITDDATLSREGPRPGGVSGTLDIGG
- a CDS encoding PP2C family protein-serine/threonine phosphatase, whose translation is MWPAASGGVPERDLAVPTRLAALRTTLARIGTTLDEGRTCAELTREAVRQVGGTAAVLWVGGEAMARYEAVKGDPSLLPGVPWALAAAREASALEGAASAVPYASAGRARPALCVPLATDGHPYGGLVCARERAPFTSAEAELLGLLAERAASHIRHAREHERVSGVVGNLQRALLAEPGRPHPNLDVATRYLPIGQSALVGGDWCETVRLHFGRTLLVVGDVMGHGLEAAVDMTAYRSSLRYIASADLPPHRVLRQLDDTASAEADRRPATCLIARVDPNRGQVTLASAGHLPPAVIDAQGRTSLLPVPVGPPLGTGLGGYEPATYRLDPTQTLVLFTDGLVEHRGEDIDDSLDRLAGVAFAATAGVEDVIDTVLARLDARHAEDDVAVLAAQLHDRVPGADGPGT